The Novosphingobium sp. MMS21-SN21R genome contains a region encoding:
- a CDS encoding zincin-like metallopeptidase domain-containing protein codes for MTRHPKPDVAQVITDLILEKIAAGTAPWLKPWSATSTRPLRHNGLSYTGINTFFLWAVAESRGFTSPYWMTFRQAAELGAHVRKGESGSFSVFYSSARKTDTDRLTGEATEKTIRFMKWNHVFNASQIDGLPGLYYPEPPSPAAIGELSAGVRDFLEAIPIRVVHGGDSAHYSPGTDTVTLPHPQAFHSIEAYFSTRCHELGHATGSAKRLNRQFGKRFGDDAYAFEEIVASLTQATLCAEYGLPNELHDSHAAYIHHWMKILRGDKTAILHAAAKAEQAVKWLRQFDPALTGDLKEAA; via the coding sequence ATGACCCGTCATCCGAAGCCCGATGTCGCCCAGGTAATCACCGACCTGATCCTCGAAAAGATCGCCGCCGGCACCGCCCCGTGGCTCAAACCTTGGTCGGCGACCAGCACCCGTCCGCTACGCCACAACGGACTTTCCTACACGGGGATCAACACCTTCTTCCTTTGGGCGGTCGCCGAAAGCCGCGGCTTCACCAGCCCCTACTGGATGACGTTTCGTCAGGCAGCCGAGCTTGGGGCCCACGTTCGCAAGGGCGAGAGCGGCTCGTTCAGCGTATTCTATTCCTCGGCACGCAAGACTGACACCGATCGCCTGACCGGTGAGGCGACTGAGAAGACCATCCGGTTCATGAAATGGAACCACGTGTTCAACGCTTCGCAAATCGATGGGCTGCCGGGGCTCTACTATCCCGAGCCGCCAAGCCCGGCGGCAATCGGCGAATTGTCCGCCGGGGTTCGTGACTTCCTGGAGGCAATCCCGATCCGCGTCGTCCATGGCGGCGACAGCGCACACTATTCGCCGGGAACCGATACGGTCACCTTGCCGCATCCGCAGGCATTTCATTCCATTGAGGCTTACTTTTCAACAAGATGTCACGAATTGGGTCACGCTACAGGGTCTGCCAAACGGCTCAACCGGCAGTTCGGCAAGAGGTTCGGCGATGATGCCTATGCTTTCGAGGAGATCGTTGCCTCGCTGACCCAGGCTACCCTCTGCGCCGAATACGGTCTGCCCAACGAACTCCACGACAGCCACGCCGCCTACATCCACCACTGGATGAAGATCCTACGCGGGGACAAGACCGCGATCCTCCATGCAGCCGCCAAGGCAGAGCAGGCGGTCAAGTGGCTGCGCCAGTTCGATCCGGCGCTCACGGGCGACCTCAAGGAAGCGGCCTAA
- a CDS encoding DUF6927 domain-containing protein codes for MGWLFMSRGGMSPFGTPKAYLDNQCTYSPDPGKGRETGLRVLKSTVRSGAYYAACQSYDADGPRETFAIICLVKWNPGARSGEEFGYKDMSETMGPYHYDCPASILDLLGPPGNEYAAKWREACRARLALTSRRKPRPGDTLVLAEPLTFTDGQIERSFRVVQSGRKTILRRMNDGMGVKISKLMNRAWTIVPAPVDPSAL; via the coding sequence ATGGGCTGGCTGTTCATGTCACGCGGCGGGATGTCGCCTTTCGGCACGCCGAAGGCCTATCTCGACAACCAATGCACCTATTCACCCGATCCGGGCAAAGGCCGCGAGACCGGGCTGCGGGTGCTCAAATCGACGGTCCGGTCCGGTGCCTATTACGCGGCCTGCCAGAGCTATGACGCCGATGGTCCGCGCGAAACCTTCGCAATCATCTGCCTGGTCAAATGGAACCCCGGCGCACGCAGCGGCGAGGAGTTCGGATACAAGGACATGTCCGAAACCATGGGCCCCTACCACTACGATTGCCCGGCCTCGATTCTGGATCTGCTGGGTCCTCCCGGCAATGAATACGCCGCCAAATGGCGCGAGGCTTGCCGGGCGCGACTTGCGCTGACCTCGCGTCGTAAGCCGCGCCCCGGCGACACGCTGGTGCTGGCCGAACCGCTGACGTTTACCGACGGGCAGATCGAACGCAGCTTTCGGGTGGTCCAGTCTGGCCGGAAGACCATCTTGCGCCGGATGAACGACGGGATGGGCGTGAAAATCAGCAAGTTGATGAACCGCGCCTGGACGATCGTGCCGGCCCCGGTCGACCCGTCGGCGCTGTGA
- a CDS encoding DUF3768 domain-containing protein — protein MTQLAQAAPADTDRTTEIAALNDAARAGSLVNSKTVFTRALADILAGEDPDPGTRQFNLMMGQRALRRLINETPIDPGNDPHGERDFGVVEHQGHRLFWKVDVYANDGTFAWGSETPWDAQQSFRVVTIMLASDW, from the coding sequence ATGACCCAGCTTGCCCAGGCCGCCCCTGCCGACACCGACCGCACCACCGAGATAGCCGCGCTCAATGATGCCGCCCGCGCAGGGTCGCTTGTGAACTCGAAGACCGTGTTCACCCGGGCGCTCGCGGATATTCTTGCCGGAGAGGATCCCGATCCTGGCACCCGCCAGTTCAACCTGATGATGGGACAGCGCGCACTGCGGCGGCTGATCAACGAAACGCCGATCGATCCTGGCAACGACCCGCACGGCGAGCGCGACTTCGGTGTGGTCGAGCACCAGGGCCACAGGTTATTCTGGAAGGTCGACGTCTACGCCAACGACGGCACGTTCGCCTGGGGATCGGAGACGCCGTGGGACGCACAACAGAGCTTCCGCGTCGTGACCATCATGCTGGCGAGCGATTGGTGA
- a CDS encoding DEAD/DEAH box helicase, translating to MQELADQIWGNSRFHDAAALTHRTWLARELGRPLEPEVTVEEAVRLMQASAILACSTDPVHRSLAYRSATMTYEVVGAKTLPMQQALRVVLARLGNFPALETREDVGRAAADLPLDLAIEEMALSDRRRVLLRDRPALLTSFQHDLWCKLGEGRSVAVAAPTSAGKSFILQGHLARVFNEAGERIVVYLVPTRALIAQVARDLADLFFGTEGAPEIVTVPLDGDQPLPNRAVFVMTQERTQLMLAAHPDMSAGIVIVDEAHSIADQGRGILLQWVVDDLLRRRADAQLLFASPGIRNLDVFGRTFGLDSVETLPSTEPTVAQNFLIVRVTSSRQGEFSVLNIEPGGEEALVGEFAIGQTIASKKERLVHISAALGKGAPSIVYANGAAEAEDLAIQLADLFADRETTPRREAVAELVAQSVHPSYVLAAAIRRGVGFHYSNMPTQVRQAVEDAFADGAIDFLVCTSTLLQGVNLPARNVFMCRPEKGRQRPLEGTDFWNLAGRAGRLRREFQGNIFLIDYDEWKAKPLDQERDSEIVPALQDGVAQRLEDLVATMADDDSDDRKPDGDLETLFIRLLDDHSRGELPTTLSRLTAAGVPSTSTERVQTALDEVVKVLTLPVEVVRQSPNLSPHRQQSLHAALLARVGTDMESVRALIPAHPRESGAYFSYASLLRLCHTHLLGLPESHGSHRYHALMAVFWMSGDPLPKIIDNAINFDKKKSSRAVIRNTLETIEKVIRFEVVRLMSCYCAVLLNVLNEIGLSEMAGSVPPISLYLEVGASDRSMISFMGLGLSRVAAAILNDATVNKNMTIAEARIWLKEANLDMYELSPLLVEEIRRVAR from the coding sequence ATGCAGGAACTGGCTGATCAGATCTGGGGCAACAGCCGCTTCCACGACGCAGCGGCTCTTACCCATCGAACTTGGCTGGCGCGCGAGCTAGGAAGGCCACTTGAGCCGGAGGTGACCGTCGAAGAGGCAGTGCGGCTTATGCAGGCATCCGCGATCCTGGCTTGTTCGACGGATCCGGTGCATCGGAGCCTGGCATACCGTTCGGCGACCATGACGTACGAGGTGGTTGGCGCAAAGACGCTGCCCATGCAGCAGGCGCTCCGCGTTGTGCTTGCCCGGCTCGGCAACTTTCCCGCGCTGGAAACGCGCGAAGATGTCGGCCGCGCAGCTGCGGACCTGCCGCTAGATCTCGCGATTGAGGAGATGGCCCTTTCGGACCGGCGCCGCGTCTTACTGCGGGATCGCCCCGCGCTGCTAACGAGCTTCCAGCACGACCTGTGGTGCAAACTTGGCGAAGGGCGCAGCGTCGCCGTCGCCGCACCGACGTCCGCCGGAAAGTCCTTCATCCTTCAGGGCCATCTCGCGCGTGTGTTCAACGAGGCTGGGGAGCGCATCGTCGTCTACCTCGTGCCGACTCGTGCATTAATTGCCCAGGTCGCTCGCGATCTGGCAGACCTTTTCTTCGGAACGGAAGGGGCGCCGGAGATTGTCACCGTGCCGCTCGACGGAGATCAGCCGCTGCCAAATCGCGCGGTATTCGTGATGACGCAGGAGCGGACCCAGCTGATGCTGGCGGCGCATCCGGACATGAGCGCCGGGATCGTCATCGTCGACGAGGCGCACAGCATCGCCGACCAGGGCCGCGGCATTCTACTGCAGTGGGTCGTGGACGACCTGCTTCGTCGCCGCGCGGATGCACAGCTCCTTTTCGCCAGCCCGGGCATCCGCAACCTAGATGTGTTCGGTCGCACCTTCGGCCTCGATAGCGTGGAGACGCTTCCATCGACTGAGCCGACGGTTGCGCAGAACTTCCTGATCGTGCGCGTAACCTCGTCGCGCCAGGGCGAATTCTCGGTCTTAAACATCGAGCCGGGCGGCGAAGAGGCGCTGGTCGGCGAGTTCGCGATCGGACAAACGATCGCATCGAAGAAGGAGCGCCTCGTTCACATATCGGCCGCTCTCGGCAAAGGCGCGCCCTCCATCGTCTATGCGAACGGCGCCGCCGAGGCGGAAGACCTAGCCATCCAGCTGGCCGACCTGTTTGCGGACCGGGAGACTACGCCGCGGCGCGAGGCGGTGGCAGAGCTCGTCGCCCAGTCGGTACACCCATCCTACGTCCTGGCAGCGGCGATCCGTCGGGGTGTTGGCTTCCACTACTCCAACATGCCAACACAAGTTCGGCAGGCGGTGGAGGATGCCTTCGCGGATGGTGCGATCGACTTCCTAGTGTGTACCAGTACGCTTCTTCAGGGCGTGAACCTGCCGGCCCGCAACGTCTTCATGTGCAGGCCTGAGAAGGGGAGGCAGCGCCCTCTGGAGGGTACGGACTTCTGGAACCTCGCCGGTCGCGCCGGCCGGCTGCGCCGCGAGTTCCAGGGCAACATCTTCTTGATCGACTATGACGAGTGGAAGGCCAAGCCGCTCGATCAGGAGAGGGACAGCGAGATCGTGCCTGCCCTCCAAGACGGTGTCGCGCAGCGGCTGGAGGATCTCGTAGCGACGATGGCCGACGACGATAGTGACGACAGGAAGCCGGACGGTGACCTCGAGACCCTGTTCATCCGGCTACTAGACGACCATTCGCGCGGTGAGCTGCCGACAACGCTGTCGCGACTGACCGCGGCGGGCGTGCCGTCAACGTCGACCGAACGGGTCCAGACTGCGCTCGACGAGGTGGTCAAAGTGCTGACACTGCCCGTTGAGGTCGTTCGCCAAAGTCCGAACCTGTCACCGCATCGGCAACAGTCGCTTCACGCCGCACTACTCGCCAGAGTGGGTACGGACATGGAGAGCGTGCGCGCGCTGATCCCCGCGCATCCGCGCGAGAGCGGAGCATACTTCTCCTACGCATCGCTCCTGAGGCTTTGCCATACGCACCTGCTGGGTCTTCCAGAGAGCCACGGATCGCACCGGTACCATGCCTTGATGGCTGTGTTTTGGATGAGCGGCGACCCTCTCCCTAAGATCATCGACAACGCCATCAACTTCGACAAGAAGAAGAGCTCCCGGGCCGTGATCCGCAACACGCTCGAGACTATCGAGAAGGTGATCCGGTTCGAGGTGGTCCGGCTGATGTCATGCTACTGTGCCGTGCTCCTTAACGTTTTGAATGAGATCGGCCTGTCGGAGATGGCCGGCTCGGTGCCGCCAATTTCCCTCTATCTCGAGGTTGGTGCTTCGGACAGGTCGATGATCAGTTTCATGGGCCTCGGTTTGTCTCGTGTCGCCGCAGCCATTCTAAATGATGCCACCGTCAACAAGAACATGACCATCGCGGAGGCACGCATCTGGCTGAAGGAGGCCAACCTCGACATGTATGAGCTGTCCCCGCTTCTGGTCGAGGAGATACGCCGGGTGGCCCGCTGA
- a CDS encoding DUF1837 domain-containing protein, with protein sequence MTDTTAVPSEPPTGALEDALASLKRDLSKLSMRFKSVDHAVMTDCKALKLRLHYPAFRQRKPMIAELVDTVSTYIVNFCLPRQQVTDLYEQYGKVSPEDFTKMFEVLRQEAFDLFKRAHVATNRNGEAGELILYLLTEWLLEAPQIVAKMSLKTNTEMPVHGADGVHVRYCAATGRLYIYWGEAKLYGSLDQAITEAAKSIAESLDDKKIKHEITLVKRHLDLSSLTPHAKKAMLDFLDPYGSEYTNRHDVISCLVAFDFDAFASVLACEADAEHEFRKLALAQLEDAAPKIAKALKAKGIEHQEVEMFIMPVPSVATLRDLFQDKIGWKHPAAEKAPKKGRGKKQAQDEGDNA encoded by the coding sequence TTGACCGATACCACCGCCGTTCCGTCCGAACCGCCGACCGGCGCCCTCGAAGATGCGCTTGCGTCTCTCAAGCGCGATCTGTCCAAGCTGTCGATGCGGTTCAAGTCGGTCGATCATGCCGTGATGACCGATTGCAAGGCGTTGAAGCTCCGCCTCCACTATCCTGCGTTTAGGCAGCGCAAGCCGATGATTGCGGAACTAGTGGACACCGTCTCGACCTACATTGTCAATTTCTGCTTGCCCCGACAGCAGGTCACTGACCTCTACGAACAATATGGCAAGGTTTCGCCGGAGGACTTCACTAAGATGTTCGAGGTTCTCCGCCAGGAAGCCTTCGATCTCTTCAAGCGCGCCCATGTCGCGACGAACCGAAACGGCGAAGCCGGCGAACTGATACTGTACCTGCTGACGGAGTGGCTCCTTGAGGCGCCCCAGATCGTCGCGAAGATGTCGCTGAAGACGAACACCGAGATGCCTGTACATGGTGCGGACGGAGTGCACGTCCGATACTGTGCGGCGACGGGGCGGCTCTACATCTACTGGGGAGAGGCGAAGCTCTACGGCAGTTTGGACCAGGCGATCACGGAGGCGGCTAAGTCGATCGCCGAATCCCTGGACGACAAGAAGATCAAGCACGAGATTACGCTAGTGAAACGGCACCTGGATCTGTCGAGCCTGACGCCTCACGCCAAGAAGGCAATGCTCGACTTCCTCGATCCGTATGGTTCGGAATACACAAACCGCCACGACGTGATTTCCTGCCTCGTTGCCTTCGATTTCGACGCCTTTGCTTCTGTGCTGGCCTGCGAGGCCGATGCCGAGCACGAGTTCCGCAAGTTGGCTCTTGCTCAGCTTGAAGATGCCGCGCCGAAGATTGCCAAGGCTCTTAAGGCAAAGGGCATCGAGCACCAGGAGGTCGAGATGTTCATCATGCCGGTTCCGTCCGTGGCAACGTTGCGCGATCTGTTTCAAGACAAAATCGGCTGGAAGCATCCGGCCGCCGAGAAGGCACCGAAGAAAGGCCGCGGCAAGAAGCAGGCGCAAGATGAAGGGGACAACGCCTGA
- a CDS encoding DUF2971 domain-containing protein, whose product MPDKVYKYRPFSVNTLRALTEAEVFYAKPSTFNDPLDCDPTIDVDIDRRHLERLLYRMIVRRKKEEEGRNEIGRLRYNSSEYGDYRTNAEVESYLMRTLASTIKHELDLELGDEGVLSLSATWKSGLMWSHYADEHRGICIEYDTRDQGHPRLKAVDYKGPRAIKTSDLYRWKVRDDLVAQEQVFQTYFYTKSNEWKYEKEWRDVRDRNGVTDAPFRITAILFGLRCNGSVIKSIVKLLNDHPQIKIWQVLPKDDGFGLRRYLVNRDEIDAMAVREPSFLMFKDIVWDDLDDLEDLGTVAELAGPEEDPGA is encoded by the coding sequence ATGCCGGACAAGGTATACAAATACAGACCCTTTAGTGTGAACACACTGCGCGCCCTAACCGAGGCAGAGGTCTTCTATGCGAAGCCATCTACCTTCAACGATCCGCTGGACTGCGATCCCACGATCGACGTGGATATCGACCGTAGACACCTCGAACGTTTGCTCTACCGCATGATTGTCAGACGGAAGAAAGAGGAAGAGGGACGCAATGAGATCGGCCGTCTCCGCTATAATTCCTCAGAGTACGGCGACTACCGCACTAATGCCGAGGTCGAAAGCTATTTGATGCGCACCCTCGCGAGCACCATCAAACACGAGCTCGACCTGGAACTTGGAGATGAGGGCGTGCTCTCGCTGTCCGCGACGTGGAAGAGCGGGCTAATGTGGTCGCACTATGCCGATGAGCATCGTGGCATTTGCATTGAGTACGACACCCGCGATCAGGGGCACCCACGTCTCAAGGCGGTCGATTACAAGGGCCCCCGCGCGATCAAGACAAGTGATCTTTATCGGTGGAAGGTCCGAGATGATTTGGTAGCACAGGAGCAGGTGTTTCAGACCTACTTCTATACAAAGTCGAATGAATGGAAGTACGAAAAGGAGTGGCGCGACGTTCGCGACAGGAACGGCGTCACTGACGCCCCGTTTCGCATAACCGCAATCCTCTTCGGACTCAGATGCAACGGGTCTGTCATCAAGAGCATAGTCAAGCTCCTGAACGATCATCCACAAATCAAAATTTGGCAGGTTCTCCCTAAGGACGACGGATTCGGACTGCGTCGGTATCTGGTCAATCGAGACGAGATCGATGCGATGGCGGTTCGGGAGCCCAGCTTCCTCATGTTTAAGGACATCGTCTGGGACGATCTCGACGATTTAGAGGATCTCGGTACAGTGGCTGAGCTCGCTGGACCGGAAGAGGATCCCGGAGCCTAA
- a CDS encoding DEAD/DEAH box helicase, translating into MTILAKTSPLQWTAMMSLPRSSSESGSGFDLLHPQVQRWVRQQGWSRLRDVQEQAIAAICGSDEDVLVSAATAAGKTEAAFLPLLGSSAARAEPGISILYVAPLKALINDQYRRLEELCDKLELPLVRWHGDAPQGPKNKIIKAPSGVVLITPESIEAMLLRRPATAEALFGALDAIIIDELHAFLQGPRGLHLSSLLYRIEVLNDRRPRRVGLSATIGDLEFAARWLSATAPKPAKIIAVAGGAPPLKVQVRAYVEPPEGGADGDAMLNEPQSGSALAQIARHAFEALRGSNNLFFAGSRANVETLADRLRTISEEGQVPNEFFPHHGSLSKGLREELELRLKDGRLPTTAVATTTLELGIDIGSVVAVSQLGAPRSLASLRQRLGRSGRREGSSAIFRNYLREPYPVADADPLDKLHLPVVQAVAALNLLRLKFVEPPQADPALLSVSVHQILSLIVQRGAISAGALYASLCHQGPFTALKKADFADLLRGMGSDEAGLIEQAPDGSLMLGPEGEKLTASRDFYANFSTDEEWRLVHSGRTLGTLPIVNALVVGSIIGFAGRRWRATGIDDKAKVVEVVAHNTGRVPKFDRLGQEPIHDRLAAEMLAVLMSEDLPDYLDDNAKELLAAGRSAFAELGLQKSRYIDAGSATHVLTWQGTSANSLLAVLLTSMGFACETFDVGITLTGCPIEEASAVIASIDGCPPIEDLGRFVENLIVEKYDAYVPEDLLRRIWVRRHETLREPMSQLIRELAATTGD; encoded by the coding sequence ATGACGATCCTGGCGAAGACGTCGCCACTGCAGTGGACGGCGATGATGAGCTTGCCACGTTCGAGCTCTGAAAGCGGTTCCGGGTTCGATCTGCTCCATCCGCAGGTCCAACGCTGGGTCAGGCAGCAGGGCTGGTCTCGTTTGCGAGATGTGCAAGAGCAGGCGATCGCAGCGATCTGTGGCAGTGACGAGGACGTCCTTGTTTCAGCCGCGACCGCAGCCGGCAAGACCGAAGCAGCTTTCTTGCCGCTCCTGGGCTCCTCTGCAGCGCGGGCGGAGCCTGGTATCTCGATTCTATACGTCGCTCCGCTTAAGGCGCTGATCAACGATCAGTACCGGCGGCTTGAAGAGCTGTGCGACAAACTCGAATTACCTCTGGTTCGTTGGCATGGTGATGCCCCCCAAGGTCCCAAGAACAAGATCATCAAGGCACCCTCCGGTGTGGTGCTGATCACCCCGGAATCAATCGAGGCAATGCTGTTGCGGCGACCGGCAACTGCCGAAGCCCTTTTCGGTGCGCTTGATGCAATCATAATCGACGAGCTTCATGCATTCCTCCAAGGACCGAGAGGTCTTCACCTCTCGAGCTTGTTATATCGGATTGAGGTGCTGAACGATCGGCGGCCGCGACGAGTAGGATTGTCAGCGACAATAGGCGACCTCGAATTCGCGGCGCGATGGTTAAGCGCCACCGCACCCAAACCAGCGAAGATCATTGCGGTTGCGGGCGGTGCCCCACCGCTGAAAGTCCAAGTCCGGGCCTATGTCGAACCACCCGAAGGCGGTGCGGACGGCGATGCGATGCTCAATGAACCGCAATCTGGATCAGCTTTGGCTCAGATCGCTCGGCACGCTTTTGAAGCTCTACGTGGAAGCAACAACCTCTTTTTTGCCGGTTCTCGGGCCAACGTTGAAACTCTGGCCGATCGGCTACGCACAATCAGCGAGGAAGGCCAGGTACCCAACGAGTTCTTTCCTCATCACGGCAGCCTGAGCAAAGGCCTGCGAGAAGAACTCGAGTTGCGACTGAAGGATGGCCGCCTGCCAACAACAGCAGTTGCGACCACGACGCTGGAGCTTGGGATCGATATCGGTTCCGTCGTTGCAGTGTCGCAGCTTGGCGCGCCACGCTCGCTCGCATCGTTGCGGCAACGCCTAGGCCGGTCTGGTCGGCGGGAGGGATCCAGCGCGATCTTCCGGAATTATTTGCGCGAACCATATCCTGTTGCCGACGCTGATCCGCTAGACAAATTGCACTTGCCCGTGGTCCAGGCCGTGGCAGCGCTGAATTTGCTACGCTTGAAGTTCGTCGAACCCCCTCAAGCCGACCCAGCTTTGCTATCGGTCAGTGTTCACCAGATTCTGTCGCTCATAGTCCAACGGGGTGCCATAAGCGCCGGGGCCCTATACGCATCCTTGTGTCATCAGGGACCGTTTACAGCTCTCAAGAAAGCCGATTTCGCCGACCTGCTCCGAGGAATGGGCAGTGATGAGGCAGGTCTGATCGAGCAAGCACCCGACGGTTCGCTCATGCTCGGCCCAGAAGGGGAAAAGCTGACTGCATCGCGAGATTTCTATGCCAACTTCTCGACCGATGAGGAATGGCGCCTGGTCCATTCCGGACGGACACTCGGAACACTGCCGATCGTAAATGCGCTAGTCGTCGGATCGATAATCGGATTTGCGGGACGTCGTTGGCGTGCGACCGGTATCGACGACAAGGCGAAGGTCGTTGAAGTTGTCGCCCATAACACAGGGCGTGTGCCAAAGTTTGATCGCCTTGGTCAGGAGCCAATCCATGACCGCCTTGCAGCTGAGATGCTGGCCGTCTTGATGAGTGAGGATCTGCCGGACTATCTCGACGACAACGCCAAGGAGCTCTTGGCTGCCGGCCGCTCGGCCTTTGCCGAACTCGGCCTGCAAAAATCCCGCTACATCGATGCGGGCTCCGCGACGCACGTCCTAACTTGGCAAGGTACATCAGCAAATTCACTGCTCGCGGTCTTGCTCACGTCCATGGGCTTCGCCTGCGAAACATTCGATGTCGGGATCACTTTGACTGGCTGTCCAATCGAGGAAGCTTCCGCTGTGATCGCATCAATTGATGGTTGCCCTCCAATTGAGGACCTCGGGCGGTTCGTGGAGAATCTCATTGTCGAGAAATATGACGCCTATGTTCCAGAAGATCTTTTGCGTCGGATTTGGGTTCGTCGACACGAGACTCTTCGTGAACCGATGAGTCAACTGATACGCGAGCTCGCAGCTACTACAGGCGACTGA
- a CDS encoding ATP-binding protein, translating to MTERTPIRLRDRDTIVQALAAGVVPRVGLQHIQVGRMLEVSALIKDIDRIADGGSSCRFVIGEYGAGKTFFLSLVRLIALERRCVTIHADLAPDRRIHATGGQARGLYAEAIRNMATRTKPDGGALPSVVERFISECVKVAHADNRPVEQVIDDRLASIQELVGGHDFSHVLKCYWQGSEAGNEALKASALRWLRAEFPTKTEARQALGVRSIIDDADVFDSLKLLARFTRLAGYTGLLVVFDEMVNIYKLQSSQARNQNFEQILRMVNDMLQGNSEGLGFIFGGTPEFLMDSRRGLYSYEALQSRLAENQFAAPGLVDLSGPVVRLQNLSPEEFLILLGNIRAIFALGDPTKHLVPDEALDVFMAHCSQRIGEAYFRTPRNTIKAFVQLLAILEQNPALDWRTLIGSVSVDDDPGEDVATAVDGDDELATFEL from the coding sequence ATGACCGAGCGAACACCAATCCGGCTTCGCGACCGCGACACGATAGTCCAAGCCCTCGCTGCTGGCGTCGTCCCGCGGGTCGGCTTGCAGCACATTCAGGTCGGTCGGATGCTCGAGGTCAGCGCCCTAATAAAGGACATCGACCGGATCGCCGACGGCGGGTCATCTTGTCGGTTCGTTATCGGGGAATACGGCGCAGGTAAGACATTCTTCCTGAGTCTTGTGCGGCTAATCGCGTTGGAGCGTCGGTGCGTTACCATTCACGCAGACCTGGCTCCCGATCGTCGCATTCATGCGACCGGCGGTCAGGCGCGCGGGCTTTATGCAGAAGCGATCCGCAACATGGCCACACGGACCAAACCGGATGGCGGCGCACTGCCTAGCGTTGTTGAACGCTTCATCAGCGAATGCGTGAAGGTCGCGCACGCTGATAACCGGCCCGTAGAACAGGTCATCGATGACCGTCTGGCTTCGATCCAAGAGCTGGTGGGCGGCCATGATTTTTCGCACGTGCTCAAGTGCTACTGGCAAGGCAGTGAGGCTGGTAACGAGGCTCTGAAGGCTTCGGCCCTGCGTTGGCTACGCGCCGAGTTTCCGACGAAAACCGAGGCGCGCCAAGCTCTAGGAGTCCGTTCGATAATCGACGACGCCGATGTCTTTGACAGCTTGAAGCTCCTTGCTCGCTTCACTCGGCTCGCCGGCTACACTGGTTTGCTGGTTGTGTTCGACGAGATGGTCAACATCTACAAATTGCAGAGCTCCCAGGCACGAAACCAAAATTTCGAGCAGATCCTGCGCATGGTCAACGACATGCTCCAGGGCAATTCCGAAGGACTTGGTTTCATTTTCGGTGGCACGCCTGAATTCCTCATGGACAGCCGCCGCGGGCTCTACAGCTATGAGGCCTTGCAGTCCCGGCTTGCAGAAAACCAGTTTGCCGCCCCCGGCTTGGTCGATCTTAGCGGCCCGGTCGTTCGCCTCCAGAACCTTTCGCCTGAGGAATTCTTGATCCTGTTGGGCAACATCCGCGCGATCTTCGCGTTAGGTGACCCGACGAAGCATCTCGTGCCCGATGAAGCGCTCGACGTATTCATGGCGCATTGCAGCCAGCGCATTGGCGAAGCATACTTTCGGACGCCGCGTAACACCATCAAGGCCTTCGTCCAGCTCCTTGCAATCTTGGAGCAGAACCCCGCTCTCGATTGGCGAACCTTGATCGGGAGTGTTTCGGTGGATGACGATCCTGGCGAAGACGTCGCCACTGCAGTGGACGGCGATGATGAGCTTGCCACGTTCGAGCTCTGA